From Algoriphagus sp. NG3, the proteins below share one genomic window:
- a CDS encoding nuclear transport factor 2 family protein, translated as MENKEIVLKAMNELFHEKDSTAIDRYWHESYQQHNPSMMNGHEGLRKLLPFLDAGFSWHPGIILEENDMVITHSLVNGWGPVPVIVVDIFRLEDGKIAEHWDVVQDEIPALNSANGNAMTSFYSTLLINVRTK; from the coding sequence ATGGAAAATAAGGAAATCGTATTAAAAGCAATGAATGAATTGTTTCATGAAAAAGACAGTACAGCGATCGATCGCTATTGGCATGAATCATACCAGCAGCACAACCCATCGATGATGAATGGTCATGAAGGGCTTAGAAAGCTTTTACCTTTTCTAGATGCAGGTTTTAGCTGGCACCCAGGTATAATCCTGGAAGAGAATGATATGGTTATTACGCATAGTCTTGTAAATGGGTGGGGGCCTGTGCCCGTAATAGTGGTCGATATTTTCAGATTAGAAGATGGAAAAATAGCAGAGCATTGGGATGTCGTACAAGATGAGATCCCTGCCTTAAACTCTGCCAATGGAAATGCGATGACTTCTTTCTACAGCACGCTGTTAATAAATGTGAGGACAAAATGA
- a CDS encoding nuclear transport factor 2 family protein gives MGNKEIVLRAMNELFYEKDSTAIERYWHKSYLQHNPSMKNGHEGLRRLLTVLDSGYEWNPTIIVEENDIVISQSLVNKWGPVPIILVDIFRLEDGKIAEHWDMIQEEVLALKSAY, from the coding sequence ATGGGAAATAAAGAAATCGTACTAAGAGCAATGAATGAATTGTTTTATGAAAAGGATAGTACAGCAATAGAACGCTATTGGCATAAATCCTATTTGCAGCACAACCCATCCATGAAAAATGGGCATGAAGGACTAAGGAGGTTATTAACTGTTTTAGATTCAGGCTATGAATGGAATCCCACTATAATCGTAGAGGAAAATGATATAGTTATTTCACAAAGCCTTGTCAATAAGTGGGGGCCTGTGCCGATAATATTGGTCGATATTTTCCGATTAGAAGATGGTAAAATAGCTGAACATTGGGATATGATTCAAGAAGAGGTTCTAGCCTTAAAATCTGCTTATTGA
- a CDS encoding OsmC family protein: MNLKRQATAIWNGTIKEGKGNLTSQSGILKQTPYTFVSRFENGTGTNPEELMAAAHAGCFTMKLSADLSTAGYNPEELTTTSTITLDNGVITKSDLVLTAKIPGITEAEFQKIAKSAEETCPVSNAYNLEITLKATLM; this comes from the coding sequence ATGAACTTGAAAAGACAAGCAACAGCAATATGGAACGGCACAATTAAAGAAGGCAAAGGAAACCTGACTTCCCAAAGTGGGATTTTAAAACAGACTCCTTACACTTTTGTCTCCCGTTTTGAAAACGGAACAGGAACCAATCCTGAAGAACTGATGGCAGCGGCACATGCCGGTTGCTTCACCATGAAATTGAGTGCAGATCTCTCCACTGCAGGTTACAATCCGGAGGAGCTGACCACGACATCAACTATCACATTGGATAATGGTGTTATCACAAAATCTGACTTGGTTTTGACAGCAAAAATACCTGGGATTACTGAAGCGGAATTTCAAAAAATAGCAAAATCCGCTGAAGAAACCTGTCCTGTAAGTAACGCTTATAATCTAGAAATTACCTTAAAGGCAACTTTAATGTAG
- a CDS encoding pirin family protein, with amino-acid sequence MYSLINKGGEMKKKTSYSTKGQRADIGDLTIHRLLANRYTEAVGPFVFLDHIFPKVHSSPLNGSTGGHPHRGIATLSYIIEGEDVHFDSAGNYAKVYSGGIQWMKAGNGIIHDETLNVDSRTGTNRTHAFQFWINLPAKNKAEKPEYLAIQSEDVPIKSLPNDSGWIKVIAGDYEELHSKIPNYSQQFLYHIHLEADKYYSISINENVEVAAFLPSNNTTLNDVEFQAGEFIEFDRIAGEIIIENKLRIATDIVLFGGEPYTEPIIAEGPFVMNSLTEIGDAYSDFYAGKYGQIGQKR; translated from the coding sequence ATGTATTCCTTGATTAATAAAGGTGGAGAAATGAAAAAGAAAACCAGTTATTCAACAAAAGGCCAGCGAGCTGATATCGGCGATTTGACAATTCATCGATTATTAGCCAATAGGTATACCGAAGCTGTTGGTCCATTTGTGTTCTTAGATCACATTTTCCCTAAAGTGCATTCATCTCCTTTAAATGGCTCGACTGGAGGACATCCGCACCGTGGCATAGCTACATTAAGCTATATTATAGAAGGGGAAGATGTGCATTTTGATAGTGCCGGGAATTATGCGAAAGTATATTCAGGGGGAATTCAATGGATGAAAGCCGGGAATGGTATTATCCATGATGAAACGTTAAATGTAGATTCCCGGACAGGCACCAATCGCACGCATGCTTTCCAGTTTTGGATTAATCTTCCTGCAAAAAACAAAGCCGAAAAACCGGAATATCTAGCAATTCAAAGCGAGGATGTGCCTATAAAATCACTGCCAAACGATAGTGGTTGGATAAAAGTAATCGCTGGAGATTATGAGGAATTACACTCCAAAATCCCAAATTACTCACAACAGTTTTTATATCATATCCATCTAGAAGCGGATAAGTACTACTCAATTTCAATTAATGAAAATGTAGAAGTAGCAGCATTCCTTCCAAGTAATAATACAACGCTTAATGATGTTGAATTTCAAGCAGGTGAATTTATAGAATTCGACAGAATTGCTGGTGAGATAATCATTGAAAACAAATTACGGATAGCTACTGATATTGTTTTATTCGGTGGTGAGCCCTATACAGAGCCAATTATTGCTGAGGGTCCCTTTGTAATGAATAGCTTAACTGAAATAGGGGATGCTTACAGCGATTTCTATGCGGGGAAATATGGCCAAATAGGTCAAAAAAGATAG
- a CDS encoding nuclear transport factor 2 family protein encodes MNNDLSFLMEENLAQVWSQRDSFARMKSIQTIYTVDSTLYHVGHQTTGHEAINGSVNNVLQNMPSEFSFFKLKPVVINNNMGRLIWGMGSSKESIVATGMDIAVFEDGKIKSLYVFLD; translated from the coding sequence ATGAATAATGACCTATCCTTTCTCATGGAAGAAAATCTGGCTCAGGTATGGAGCCAAAGAGATTCGTTTGCCAGAATGAAATCCATCCAAACTATCTATACTGTTGATAGCACTTTATATCATGTAGGGCATCAAACAACTGGGCATGAGGCAATCAATGGAAGTGTGAATAACGTGCTGCAGAATATGCCTTCGGAGTTTTCCTTTTTTAAACTTAAACCAGTTGTTATCAATAATAACATGGGAAGATTGATATGGGGCATGGGATCAAGCAAAGAATCGATTGTGGCAACAGGAATGGACATTGCTGTTTTTGAAGATGGTAAAATAAAATCATTATATGTATTCCTTGATTAA
- a CDS encoding hydrolase has protein sequence MMNKTPKIGLEGLLRPEDSIVVLIDHQPFQVANLHSHEPTMIINNTIGLSKATKVFNVPTILTTVTEERGGYILKGIQDVFPEQKPINRTFINTWEDPAVTDIVKETGRKQLILAGLWTEVCVAMPAIQALAEGYEVFVVTDACGSVSTEAHDMAVRRMVQVGVVPINWLAVVSEWQRDWARLETASQLGPILFDHGGGSGVALAWELQLLATTPPQQ, from the coding sequence ATGATGAACAAAACTCCAAAGATTGGTCTTGAAGGCCTACTTCGCCCCGAAGACAGTATTGTTGTACTGATTGATCACCAACCTTTTCAAGTGGCGAATTTGCACAGCCATGAGCCTACAATGATCATTAACAATACAATTGGGTTATCTAAAGCCACAAAAGTATTTAATGTGCCAACTATCCTTACTACCGTTACTGAAGAACGAGGAGGCTATATTCTTAAAGGGATTCAAGACGTATTCCCTGAGCAAAAGCCAATTAATAGAACCTTCATAAATACTTGGGAGGATCCTGCAGTTACTGATATAGTTAAGGAAACGGGTCGTAAGCAATTGATTTTAGCTGGGTTATGGACAGAAGTTTGTGTTGCAATGCCTGCGATTCAGGCATTGGCAGAGGGTTATGAGGTATTTGTAGTAACAGATGCATGTGGTAGTGTAAGTACTGAGGCTCATGATATGGCTGTCCGTAGAATGGTCCAGGTGGGCGTCGTGCCAATCAATTGGTTAGCTGTGGTTTCAGAATGGCAACGTGATTGGGCTCGTCTGGAGACTGCATCTCAATTGGGGCCAATTCTGTTTGATCATGGCGGAGGAAGCGGAGTAGCTTTAGCTTGGGAACTACAGTTGCTTGCTACAACACCCCCACAACAATAA
- a CDS encoding RpiB/LacA/LacB family sugar-phosphate isomerase, whose protein sequence is MFKIGIAADHAGYSQKELLKKRLEVEQYELIDYGAYEVDPDDDYPDVVTPLAIALSEGKIQKGIAICGSGVGVSIAANKFNGVRAALITETYSAHQGVEHDDMNMLCLGARVIGSELIFEITKTFLDAQFEEEERFRRRLNKTLALENYNKIK, encoded by the coding sequence ATGTTTAAAATAGGTATTGCTGCGGATCACGCAGGTTATTCACAGAAAGAATTGCTTAAGAAAAGGCTAGAAGTGGAGCAATATGAACTTATTGACTACGGTGCCTATGAAGTGGATCCTGATGATGATTATCCTGATGTAGTAACCCCTTTGGCGATAGCGCTTTCCGAGGGTAAAATCCAAAAGGGGATTGCTATATGTGGAAGTGGGGTTGGAGTCTCTATTGCTGCTAATAAGTTTAATGGAGTTCGTGCCGCTTTAATAACGGAAACCTATTCTGCGCATCAGGGAGTTGAGCATGATGATATGAACATGCTATGCCTGGGAGCCCGCGTAATAGGCAGCGAACTGATTTTCGAGATTACCAAGACATTTTTAGATGCTCAATTTGAAGAAGAAGAACGATTTCGAAGGAGACTTAATAAGACATTAGCTTTAGAAAATTATAATAAGATAAAATAG
- a CDS encoding putative quinol monooxygenase, translating to MITITAFIRVNKNRGDLEKINILFTRLIDETRKEPGCQKYELHEVKDQPGLYIMMEEWASEVALESHNTSGHFTNFVTSAEPYFTAPIEEFQSMKLI from the coding sequence ATGATAACTATAACAGCATTCATTCGAGTAAATAAAAATAGGGGAGATCTTGAAAAAATAAATATTCTATTTACCCGGCTTATAGATGAAACCAGAAAAGAGCCAGGTTGTCAAAAGTATGAGCTACACGAAGTTAAAGATCAGCCAGGGCTCTATATTATGATGGAAGAATGGGCGTCAGAAGTGGCGCTTGAAAGCCATAATACTTCTGGACATTTTACAAATTTTGTAACTTCGGCCGAACCTTACTTTACTGCTCCCATTGAGGAATTCCAATCCATGAAATTAATTTAA
- a CDS encoding NADP-dependent oxidoreductase, whose amino-acid sequence MKAIIVEQPGDVNQLIYTESEKPAASADEVLVKVKSISVNPVDIKTRIGSGVYGRIKAESPLILGWDIAGVVENVGAAVSKFKIGDEVFGMVNFPGHGKAYAEYVVAPENQLALKPKNISFEEAAASTLAALTAWQALVKNAKVNAGQKILVHAAAGGVGHFAVQIGKYLGAEVTGTSSAKNRDFVLGLGADAHVDYHNYDWENHPDEFDFVLDTIGGDNIDQSIVVTKKGGIVISIPTTLNEAVSEKAKLKGVNGYFFLVESDGEDMKKIASLLEKSQVKVSVQQVFPFSEMKQAHMMLETGRTVGKIIVNI is encoded by the coding sequence ATGAAAGCAATTATTGTAGAACAACCTGGAGATGTGAATCAACTGATTTACACTGAAAGTGAAAAGCCGGCAGCTTCTGCCGATGAAGTGTTGGTTAAAGTGAAATCTATTAGTGTTAATCCGGTTGATATTAAAACCCGTATAGGTAGTGGTGTATATGGCCGGATAAAAGCAGAAAGTCCACTGATCCTTGGATGGGATATTGCAGGTGTGGTAGAAAATGTGGGTGCGGCGGTTTCCAAATTTAAAATAGGAGACGAAGTTTTTGGGATGGTAAATTTCCCCGGTCATGGTAAAGCGTATGCTGAATATGTCGTGGCACCTGAAAACCAATTGGCTCTTAAACCAAAAAACATATCATTTGAAGAAGCTGCTGCAAGTACCTTAGCTGCCTTAACCGCTTGGCAGGCATTGGTAAAAAATGCGAAAGTAAATGCTGGACAAAAAATATTGGTACATGCGGCTGCTGGAGGGGTAGGCCATTTTGCTGTCCAGATTGGAAAATACCTGGGCGCTGAAGTTACTGGAACTTCGTCTGCCAAGAACAGGGATTTTGTTTTGGGTTTGGGGGCAGATGCACATGTAGATTACCACAATTATGATTGGGAAAACCATCCAGATGAGTTCGATTTTGTATTGGATACTATTGGTGGGGATAACATCGATCAGTCTATTGTAGTTACTAAAAAAGGAGGGATCGTTATCAGTATTCCTACCACCTTAAACGAGGCAGTTAGTGAAAAAGCGAAGTTGAAAGGTGTAAATGGGTATTTCTTTCTTGTGGAGTCTGATGGTGAAGATATGAAGAAAATTGCCTCATTATTGGAAAAAAGCCAAGTAAAAGTTTCGGTACAGCAGGTATTCCCATTCTCGGAGATGAAACAGGCTCATATGATGCTAGAAACTGGCAGAACAGTTGGTAAAATAATAGTGAATATTTAG
- a CDS encoding bestrophin family protein → MYIKRYLSPLIVYYYSWRMVLFSLFTSLVAIFAYSYLSWKWVAIPWLPVSLVGTATAFFVGFKNNQSYDRSWEARKVWGSITNHSRSFGAALKAYYSKNDLVDNVLDENIRIIIYRHIAWLYALKNAMWQRTSWEHKDRASMRQRDTLQSSQPPCQVDIEKYLASDEHIALKGKKNLSTQILDKQSQHLARLRESGSLDTFQHIALQELICNLYDEQGKTERIKNTPFPRQYATTSNLFIIVFMTLLPFGLLPQFVDLGEEYKFLMIPLNMIVSWVFMFMEYVGDISENPFEGLLNDIPVGTIVRNIEIDLIDMLDEAQVPEKIQPFFGALF, encoded by the coding sequence ATGTATATAAAAAGATATTTGTCTCCCCTTATAGTTTACTATTACTCATGGCGAATGGTCTTGTTTTCGCTTTTTACGAGTCTAGTAGCAATTTTTGCCTATTCATATTTAAGTTGGAAATGGGTTGCGATTCCTTGGCTTCCAGTGTCTTTGGTAGGGACGGCTACAGCTTTTTTTGTTGGCTTTAAAAATAACCAATCTTATGACCGGAGTTGGGAAGCGCGTAAGGTTTGGGGTAGCATAACCAACCACAGTAGATCATTTGGAGCTGCACTGAAGGCATATTACTCTAAGAACGATCTCGTAGATAACGTTTTGGATGAAAACATTCGGATTATCATTTACAGGCATATTGCCTGGCTGTATGCTTTGAAAAACGCCATGTGGCAGCGTACAAGCTGGGAACATAAAGATCGAGCAAGCATGAGACAACGGGACACACTGCAAAGTTCGCAGCCCCCATGTCAGGTTGATATCGAAAAGTATCTTGCTTCAGATGAACATATTGCTCTGAAAGGTAAGAAAAATCTATCTACACAAATTTTAGATAAACAGTCGCAGCATCTTGCTAGGTTGAGGGAGTCGGGTAGCTTGGATACTTTCCAGCATATCGCCCTGCAAGAATTAATTTGCAACCTATATGACGAACAAGGAAAGACTGAACGGATAAAAAACACTCCTTTTCCACGTCAGTATGCGACAACTTCAAACCTGTTTATAATCGTCTTCATGACATTGCTTCCTTTTGGGTTGCTGCCACAGTTCGTAGATCTTGGAGAGGAGTACAAGTTCTTGATGATTCCTTTGAATATGATCGTTTCTTGGGTTTTTATGTTCATGGAGTACGTCGGTGACATTAGCGAAAATCCTTTTGAAGGACTGCTTAACGACATACCAGTCGGAACCATTGTCCGTAATATTGAAATTGATTTAATTGACATGCTAGATGAAGCGCAGGTTCCGGAAAAAATTCAGCCATTTTTTGGTGCGCTGTTCTGA
- a CDS encoding sigma 54-interacting transcriptional regulator produces MERYINIKELVLEKLPYEVIWLNSSGKLVYANEKFCRVMGYSKAEVPKLSIKDINVTVTPESWNNHWEEVVRSECVNFPAIHKKKDGKFYNLEIYAQLISYNGEEFVCGVGSEIAEASFYKNIIDNTKDVGSVGGWELNLQDGSIIVTPCALNIFNTLDSNDILPSTIKHKFADRPKVDDFFSQLLENGIAFDEIFETKESPPRYIRAIAKPILKGGEIFKISGIYQDVTEIKEKENDLALYKTIIDNAQDLIYVYNDKADLLHYSESLIEKLGYTKKELDSLNMFEIDPSLTTKGFWEGHFKELREKGSHRLEWIITRKDGTKFPADITASHLKYYGEDFGCAVVRDITARKKHDLQLYEALEEIKSLKERLENENEYLQEEISKNFNYNNILYSSDSYKKVLTQVDQVATTDTTVLITGESGTGKELLASAIHSNSKRKNRPLIKINCATLPKELMESELFGHKKGAFTGAVVNKMGKFALADGGTIFLDEIGELPLELQPKLLRVLQEGEFDELGGTKTIKVDVRIIAATNRDLKEMMREGIFREDLYYRLNVFPIYNIPLRSRKDDIPLLAQYFLEKYSAKAGKSFKRLATKTIECLMNYNFPGNIRELENLIERAVIVENGATLGPGSWIPKNEISAFKNDFQPFEEKQREYIIEVLEHTNWRISGPNGAAAILEMKDKTLFAKMKRLGIEKQVSLKSLSNQSSN; encoded by the coding sequence ACCGTTACTCCTGAAAGCTGGAATAATCATTGGGAGGAAGTAGTTAGGAGTGAATGTGTTAATTTTCCCGCGATACACAAAAAAAAAGATGGGAAGTTTTATAACTTAGAGATTTATGCTCAATTGATTTCATATAATGGGGAGGAGTTTGTTTGTGGTGTAGGTAGTGAAATAGCTGAAGCTAGTTTTTATAAGAATATAATTGATAATACTAAGGATGTCGGAAGTGTCGGAGGTTGGGAGCTTAATCTGCAAGATGGCTCAATTATAGTTACTCCTTGTGCATTAAACATTTTTAATACGTTGGATTCCAATGATATTTTACCTTCTACCATCAAACATAAATTTGCAGACAGACCTAAGGTTGATGATTTTTTTTCACAGTTATTGGAAAATGGAATTGCTTTCGATGAGATATTTGAAACAAAGGAATCACCTCCCAGATATATCCGGGCTATTGCAAAACCTATTTTAAAAGGAGGCGAGATTTTTAAAATCTCTGGTATTTATCAGGATGTCACAGAGATTAAAGAAAAAGAAAATGATTTGGCACTCTACAAAACTATCATCGACAATGCGCAGGATCTGATTTACGTCTATAACGATAAGGCGGACTTGTTACATTACAGCGAATCATTAATTGAAAAATTGGGATATACCAAAAAGGAGCTGGATAGTCTTAATATGTTTGAGATAGATCCCTCTCTAACAACAAAGGGATTTTGGGAGGGGCATTTTAAAGAACTTAGAGAAAAGGGCTCGCACCGGTTGGAATGGATAATCACCAGAAAAGACGGTACGAAGTTCCCAGCGGATATCACAGCAAGCCATTTAAAGTATTATGGTGAGGATTTTGGTTGTGCTGTCGTAAGGGATATTACGGCAAGAAAGAAACACGATTTGCAATTATATGAAGCTTTGGAAGAAATCAAGTCGCTAAAGGAGCGTCTCGAAAATGAGAATGAATATTTACAGGAGGAGATCAGTAAGAATTTTAATTATAACAACATTTTATACAGTAGTGATTCGTATAAAAAAGTACTGACACAGGTAGATCAGGTAGCCACTACTGATACCACGGTACTGATTACAGGTGAATCCGGAACTGGTAAGGAATTGCTGGCAAGTGCCATACATAGCAATAGTAAAAGGAAAAACCGTCCCCTGATTAAAATCAATTGTGCCACACTACCCAAGGAACTCATGGAGAGTGAATTGTTTGGGCACAAAAAGGGTGCGTTTACAGGTGCTGTGGTAAATAAAATGGGGAAGTTTGCCCTTGCGGATGGAGGGACAATATTTCTTGATGAAATAGGGGAGCTGCCCCTTGAACTCCAGCCGAAGCTGCTGAGGGTTTTGCAAGAAGGAGAGTTTGATGAACTGGGAGGCACCAAAACAATCAAGGTTGATGTGCGGATTATTGCCGCAACCAACCGGGACTTAAAAGAAATGATGCGGGAGGGTATTTTTAGGGAAGATCTTTACTACCGTTTAAACGTATTTCCAATTTATAATATCCCCTTACGCTCCCGGAAGGACGATATACCCTTGTTGGCCCAATATTTTTTGGAGAAATATTCCGCCAAAGCGGGGAAATCCTTTAAGCGTTTGGCTACAAAAACAATTGAATGTTTAATGAATTATAATTTTCCTGGCAACATCAGGGAGCTGGAAAATCTGATCGAACGGGCGGTAATAGTGGAGAATGGGGCCACTTTGGGCCCAGGTAGCTGGATCCCTAAAAATGAGATTTCAGCTTTTAAGAATGATTTTCAGCCATTTGAGGAGAAACAAAGGGAATACATCATTGAAGTGCTCGAGCATACGAATTGGCGGATAAGCGGCCCTAATGGCGCCGCAGCAATTTTGGAGATGAAGGATAAAACACTCTTTGCAAAAATGAAGCGATTGGGTATTGAGAAACAAGTCAGTCTGAAATCTTTAAGCAACCAAAGCAGTAACTAA